Proteins found in one Labrus bergylta chromosome 8, fLabBer1.1, whole genome shotgun sequence genomic segment:
- the LOC110000487 gene encoding vascular endothelial growth factor receptor 1 isoform X2: MERSGMQYWGSGWTQKGIQRARCTNSQLEIGDYSLQINSVREEDGGYYTCRVSPGGQVPQNRVLLRVIKVTISPPVAIWGEDVSITCNVTPWPNAANVEWTLNNSPFVHQAEMNSIRQTPKKVLREEANSRVTGNWTCAVDYKGKVVRASSTLTVKGIINPSTDSTKLYSAVGSEAYLPCVLSPDLNLSSSAWEKLKPRSLFKPVTGHLPTTFSPSSPSSQTPWDISASLKEVKFEDEGKYRCSATIGGQQLTRIMQLVVAKIESSVVSKKKGSVTLTCQLTDTSEVTDYEWVHVVYGLNGTQSFGSIKKGKTLILNEVSEENWDEWVCRFYGKQGILGNVTHHSQITSGLTGEKSSAASPNIAAIVGLSLLLLVLLLILAQMYKNHQRRKRIFQYPALETIVHTASNQQEERERSRGKK, from the exons ATGGAAAGGAGTGGTATGCAGTACTGGGGCTCTGGCTGGACACAGAAAGGAATCCAACGTGCACGATGCACCAACTCCCAGCTTGAAATAGGCGACTACAGCCTTCAAATCAACAGTGTGAGGGAGGAGGACGGAGGATATTACACCTGCAGAGTCAGTCCAGGAGGCCAAGTCCCCCAAAATCGTGTCTTGCTCAGAGTTATAAAAG TGACCATCTCTCCACCGGTTGCCATATGGGGGGAGGATGTTTCTATCACATGTAACGTGACTCCTTGGCCTAATGCAGCCAATGTGGAATGGACTTTGAACAACAGCCCATTTGTACATCAGGCTGAAATGAACTCCATCAGACAGACACCTAAAAAGGTTCTGAGGGAAGAGGCAAATTCGAGAGTAACTGGAAACTGGACCTGTGCCGTGGACTACAAAGGAAAAGTAGTACGAGCTTCTTCAACTCTGACCGTGAAGG GAATCATCAACCCATCCACAGACAGTACTAAACTGTATTCTGCTGTGGGATCTGAGGCTTACCTCCCCTGTGTGTTGTCCCCTGATTTAAACCTCTCCAGCTCAGCTTGGGAGAAACTGAAACCTAGGTCCCTTTTCAAACCTGTTACAGGTCACCTTCCCACTACtttctctccatcctcaccaTCGTCCCAGACGCCCTGGGACATATCTGCTAGTTTAAAAGAAGTTAAGTTTGAGGATGAAGGAAAGTATAGATGTTCTGCGACCATTGGAGGACAACAGTTGACTCGAATTATGCAGCTCGTCGTTGCAAAAA TTGAAAGCAGCGTTGTGTCAAAGAAAAAAGGGTCAGTGACTCTTACCTGCCAGCTGACGGACACCAGCGAAGTCACAGACTATGAATGGGTTCATGTGGTCTATGGTCTTAACGGAACCCAGTCGTTTGGGTCCATCAAGAAAGGCAAGACTCTTATTTTAAACGAGGTGTCTGAGGAAAACTGGGATGAATGGGTTTGCCGCTTCTACGGGAAACAGGGCATCTTGGGAAATGTAACACATCACTCTCAAATAACGA GTGGCCTGACTGGAGAAAAATCATCAGCTGCTTCACCTAACATCGCTGCCATAGTCGGTCTCAGCTTGCTCCTGCTGGTTCTGCTGCTGATTTTGGCCCAAATGTACAAAAACCACCAAAGG AGGAAAAGGATCTTTCAGTACCCAGCACTGGAGACGATCGTTCATACGGCCTCCAatcagcaggaggagagagaaaggagccgaggaaaaaagtaa
- the LOC110000487 gene encoding vascular endothelial growth factor receptor 1 isoform X1, with amino-acid sequence MRLEFLILGMITLFMKGAQCEATEVFAEAGSKALLPCKCSSSSTLPRAIIWSKANSGSSPSTIWRMERSGMQYWGSGWTQKGIQRARCTNSQLEIGDYSLQINSVREEDGGYYTCRVSPGGQVPQNRVLLRVIKVTISPPVAIWGEDVSITCNVTPWPNAANVEWTLNNSPFVHQAEMNSIRQTPKKVLREEANSRVTGNWTCAVDYKGKVVRASSTLTVKGIINPSTDSTKLYSAVGSEAYLPCVLSPDLNLSSSAWEKLKPRSLFKPVTGHLPTTFSPSSPSSQTPWDISASLKEVKFEDEGKYRCSATIGGQQLTRIMQLVVAKIESSVVSKKKGSVTLTCQLTDTSEVTDYEWVHVVYGLNGTQSFGSIKKGKTLILNEVSEENWDEWVCRFYGKQGILGNVTHHSQITSGLTGEKSSAASPNIAAIVGLSLLLLVLLLILAQMYKNHQRRKRIFQYPALETIVHTASNQQEERERSRGKK; translated from the exons atgcGGTTGGAGTTTTTAATCCTTGGGATGATTACCCTTTTTATGAAAG GGGCTCAGTGTGAGGCAACTGAGGTGTTTGCGGAAGCAGGCTCTAAAGCTTTACTACCCTGCAAATGCAGCTCCTCATCCACCCTTCCCCGTGCCATCATCTGGAGCAAAGCCAACAGTGG ATCTTCCCCCAGCACAATATGGAGAATGGAAAGGAGTGGTATGCAGTACTGGGGCTCTGGCTGGACACAGAAAGGAATCCAACGTGCACGATGCACCAACTCCCAGCTTGAAATAGGCGACTACAGCCTTCAAATCAACAGTGTGAGGGAGGAGGACGGAGGATATTACACCTGCAGAGTCAGTCCAGGAGGCCAAGTCCCCCAAAATCGTGTCTTGCTCAGAGTTATAAAAG TGACCATCTCTCCACCGGTTGCCATATGGGGGGAGGATGTTTCTATCACATGTAACGTGACTCCTTGGCCTAATGCAGCCAATGTGGAATGGACTTTGAACAACAGCCCATTTGTACATCAGGCTGAAATGAACTCCATCAGACAGACACCTAAAAAGGTTCTGAGGGAAGAGGCAAATTCGAGAGTAACTGGAAACTGGACCTGTGCCGTGGACTACAAAGGAAAAGTAGTACGAGCTTCTTCAACTCTGACCGTGAAGG GAATCATCAACCCATCCACAGACAGTACTAAACTGTATTCTGCTGTGGGATCTGAGGCTTACCTCCCCTGTGTGTTGTCCCCTGATTTAAACCTCTCCAGCTCAGCTTGGGAGAAACTGAAACCTAGGTCCCTTTTCAAACCTGTTACAGGTCACCTTCCCACTACtttctctccatcctcaccaTCGTCCCAGACGCCCTGGGACATATCTGCTAGTTTAAAAGAAGTTAAGTTTGAGGATGAAGGAAAGTATAGATGTTCTGCGACCATTGGAGGACAACAGTTGACTCGAATTATGCAGCTCGTCGTTGCAAAAA TTGAAAGCAGCGTTGTGTCAAAGAAAAAAGGGTCAGTGACTCTTACCTGCCAGCTGACGGACACCAGCGAAGTCACAGACTATGAATGGGTTCATGTGGTCTATGGTCTTAACGGAACCCAGTCGTTTGGGTCCATCAAGAAAGGCAAGACTCTTATTTTAAACGAGGTGTCTGAGGAAAACTGGGATGAATGGGTTTGCCGCTTCTACGGGAAACAGGGCATCTTGGGAAATGTAACACATCACTCTCAAATAACGA GTGGCCTGACTGGAGAAAAATCATCAGCTGCTTCACCTAACATCGCTGCCATAGTCGGTCTCAGCTTGCTCCTGCTGGTTCTGCTGCTGATTTTGGCCCAAATGTACAAAAACCACCAAAGG AGGAAAAGGATCTTTCAGTACCCAGCACTGGAGACGATCGTTCATACGGCCTCCAatcagcaggaggagagagaaaggagccgaggaaaaaagtaa
- the mrpl51 gene encoding large ribosomal subunit protein mL51: protein MFGLGGLLKAAGSICQSAGSLLRTSRTISTSTCCQIRMHAIPELKKVDRWTEKRSMFGVYDNIGILGDFKAHPKDLVLAPCWLKAFKGNELQRLIRKKKMVGDRMMTLDRHNLEKRIKFLYRRFNRYGKHR from the exons ATGTTTGGACTTGGAGGACTTCTGAAAGCTGCAGGGTCCATCTGTCAGTCTGCAGGGTCACTGCTCCGCACATCCAGGACCATTTCTACTA GTACATGCTGCCAGATCAGGATGCATGCCATCCCTgaactgaagaaggtggacagatgGACTGAAAAGCGAAGCATGTTTGGAGTTTATGATAACATAGGCATCTTAG gCGACTTTAAGGCTCATCCCAAAGATCTCGTCCTTGCTCCCTGCTGGCTGAAGGCTTTCAAAGGCAATGAACTGCAGCGTCTGAttaggaagaagaagatggtgGGAGACAGAATGATGACCTTGGACCGACACAACTTGGAGAAAAGGATCAAATTCCTCTACAGACGCTTCAACCGCTACGGCAAACACCGCTAA
- the vamp1b gene encoding vesicle-associated membrane protein 1 has protein sequence MSAPDAAPAGAPGAPGAPGPDGAPGGGPPAPPNTSSNRRLQQTQAQVEEVVDIMRVNVDKVLERDQKLSELDDRADALQAGASQFESCAAKLKNKYWWKNCKMMIMMGIIGVIVVGIIFLYFFY, from the exons AT GTCCGCCCCTGATGCTGCACCAGCTGGAGCCCCTGGCGCCCCAGGAGCCCCAGGCCCAGATGGAGCCCCCGGCGGCGGACCTCCCGCCCCACCCAACACCAGCAGCAACCGCAGGCTACAGCAGACACAGGCCCAAGTGGAGGAG GTGGTGGATATCATGCGGGTGAACGTGGACAAGGTTTTGGAAAGGGACCAGAAGCTCTCAGAGCTGGATGACAGAGCGGACGCTCTCCAAGCTGGAGCCTCCCAGTTTGAAAGCTGCGCAGCCAAGCTAAAGAACAAGTACTGGTGGAAGAACTGCAAG atgatgatcatgatggGTATCATTGGAGTCATTGTGGTCGGAATCATATTCT TGTACTTCTTCTACTGA